In one Anabrus simplex isolate iqAnaSimp1 chromosome 9, ASM4041472v1, whole genome shotgun sequence genomic region, the following are encoded:
- the LOC136881114 gene encoding uncharacterized protein: MGKEENSTEESLPTWLTEEFLQTALRASDDDSFLTIVSSRISSATGKGDNFLGAVYRAFVTTSTGEQRSLILKSIPAGTRLEIFIREADLFDTEIEMYTKTLPKMYELLEEKNLSFEPMTAKFIYSNPESDVIMLEDLTASGYKMAKRQNGLDLEHCKMVLKSLATFHAASVAVYSKDPACMESYKEGIFKEKTREFLGTYFTSSVQALLEEVKTWPDFKEQYSDKLQHLEDNWWQKIGPCLHRDEEGFNVLNHGDLWVNNMMFTYSPEDEVMNVKFIDLQNVHFSSPVIDLLYFLYTSPSDDVRQKYFDQLIETYHETLDATLIKLDCVKKAPSLDKLSEELKKRMSYVLFPAICELPNMLAKQDDVFDIGHYFTEGQKGTPKNKAYSGAEYKRVIQRLLPMFKNSGIL, translated from the coding sequence ATGGGGAAGGAAGAAAATTCCACGGAAGAATCTTTACCAACGTGGCTGACCGAAGAATTTCTCCAGACAGCGTTGAGGGCTAGTGATGACGACTCGTTTCTCACCATCGTAAGTTCTCGCATATCTTCAGCCACTGGGAAAGGAGATAATTTCTTGGGAGCGGTGTATAGAGCTTTTGTGACTACATCTACGGGTGAACAGCGCTCTTTGATTCTGAAATCTATTCCTGCTGGAACTCGGCTAGAGATTTTCATCAGAGAGGCAGATTTGTTTGACACTGAAATTGAAATGTACACGAAAACATTGCCGAAAATGTATGAGTTACTCGAGGAAAAAAATTTGTCCTTCGAACCGATGACTGCAAAGTTTATATATTCGAATCCAGAATCCGATGTGATTATGCTTGAAGATTTGACTGCAAGTGGTTATAAGATGGCAAAAAGACAGAATGGGTTGGATTTGGAACATTGTAAAATGGTGCTTAAGTCTCTAGCCACATTCCACGCAGCGTCAGTTGCGGTATATTCTAAAGACCCGGCATGTATGGAGTCCTACAAGGAAGGTATATTCAAGGAGAAAACAAGGGAATTTTTAGGAACATATTTCACGTCATCAGTTCAGGCGTTGCTGGAGGAAGTGAAAACCTGGCCAGATTTTAAAGAGCAGTATTCAGATAAATTGCAACATCTTGAAGACAACTGGTGGCAAAAGATTGGTCCATGTCTTCATCGGGATGAGGAAGGGTTCAACGTTTTGAATCACGGGGACTTATGGGTTAATAATATGATGTTCACTTATTCGCCTGAGGATGAGGTTATGAATGTGAAGTTCATTGATCTGCAGAACGTGCATTTCTCTTCTCCAGTCATAGATTTGTTGTATTTCCTCTATACCAGTCCGTCGGATGACGTCCGACAAAAGTATTTCGACCAGCTCATTGAAACCTACCATGAAACTCTGGACGCTACACTTATCAAGCTGGACTGCGTTAAGAAGGCTCCATCATTGGATAAACTGAGTGAAGAACTGAAGAAGAGGATGAGTTACGTGCTTTTTCCCGCTATCTGTGAGTTGCCAAATATGCTAGCTAAACAAGATGACGTGTTCGACATTGGTCATTACTTCACTGAAGGACAGAAGGGTACGCCGAAGAACAAGGCCTACAGCGGTGCTGAGTACAAGAGGGTGATACAGCGATTGCTACCTATGTTCAAAAACTCTGGTATCTTATGA